Below is a window of Tolypothrix bouteillei VB521301 DNA.
TCAAATTGGGATTGAAGTGTTTTCTAGACTGCTCCTACCGTGTAATACAAGGATAGGAACTCTTCTTTACATGTAATACACGATCAAAGTCGGTAAAACATCAATGAACTGGAGTTTTTCGGCTCGTATTTCTTGAGAGCGACTGGGGACGTCATCGCTCTTCGATAGCAACCGCAAGTACGCTCATCCCGCGCTTAAAGATGACAAAATATGACCTAAATTTTTCTGAAATTTCTTAATTTTCTCAAAAATCTGAAAAAACATACCTGAATTTCACTAAACTTTTGAAGAAAAAATTTGAACAGAATAGCAATAGAAAGCAACGAAAACGTTGTCAACATTTTCTGTAAACGCTATTTTTCAAATTCAGGAGCCGCTTATGAGTGTACAAACTCTTCCTTCTATGCAACGAAATAAGATAGCTCGACTGGCAGCGTTTTTCTACGGTCTGGTCTGCTATGCAATTTTCTTGTTCGCGTTTCTTTATGCCTTTGGATTTGTGGGAAATTTTGTTGTTCCCCATTCTATCGATTCAGCACCAGCGATCTCCTGGGCTAATGCCTTGCTAGTTGATGCTGCTTTGCTAGGTATTTTTGGCATTCAACACAGTGTCATGGCTCGTAAAGGCTTTAAAAACTGGTGGACTCAGTTTGTACCAAAGCCAATTGAACGCAGCACTTATGTTCTGTTTTCTAGCCTTTGCTTAATTGCTCTGTTCCATTTCTGGCAACCCATTGGGGGCGTCATCTGGAATATAACAAACCCTATGAGCGTTCTTATTATCTATGCTTTGTTTGCGTCTGGCTGGTTGCTGGTGCTAGTATCAACGTTTTTGATTAATCACTTCGATCTATTTGGTCTGCGCCAGGTTTGGCTCTACCTGCAACGTCAAGAATATACCCATCTCGCGTTTGCAACACCAGGTCTTTACAAATATGTGCGTCATCCCCTCTATGTCGGTTGGTTTCTTGGCTTCTGGTCAACTCCGACGATGACCGTGACTCACCTAGTTTTTGCATTAATTACAACAGCATACATTTTAGTTGCTATTCAGTTTGAAGAACGCGATCTGGTAAATATTCACGGTCAGGCGTATGCCGATTATCGTCGCCGAGTTCCAATGCTGGTTCCTTTTACTCATCGCCGTCAGCGCGAACAATAAAGCTACGCCGCTCTTCAACTTCTTGCACTTGTGGTTGAAGGCGATCGCATCCAGACAAACGTGATTCAACTTACTGTTGGATAGCTTAAGTAGGTCGGCATTAAAAATTATCGTCATAACAAGGCAGAAGGGAAAAGGTTTTTCGGCTACTTTACTTTTCGTTACATAGTTCGGTTTTTTTGTGCCTCTCTACTTACTTAAGCGGGAATACTATATAGCAAGTCTTGAGACAATTAGTATGAAACACAGATATCAAAGCATATAATAAGAAGCTTTTGATCCTTGTGCCTTTTTGCACTCAATATATGTATAATATTTTACAATTTACTTTTAACAAGCCTACCTAATGAAGAAGCGTCACTCTCGCACAATTAAAGCGTTACCATTACAATTTGTTCTCATTTGCAATCACAGACAACGGACCGGGAATGCTCCAACAAGTAAAAAACCGCATCTTCGATCCCTTTTTCACGACTAAACCTGTAGGCAAAGAAACAGGTATGGGTATGGCCATCAGCTATCAAATTATTACCAAAAAACATGGTGGCATACGCGAATGCTTTTCCACAATTGGTCAAGGAACTGAGTTTATGATTCAACTCCCCATCCACCGAAAATCTTCTCGTACTTTGACCGATCCCTTAACCAAAATCCAACCATAACCCGACCAAAAGTTAATGGAATTTAAAAGCTTTGAGTGTGACTTAAAAGAATTGTTTGCTGTGAATATTGTAATATTGGTCTTTATGCTTGAATTTAGCGATCGCTAGTTTTAGCCCGGAGATGCTTCAAGCATGAGACACACAGCAAATTATCTAATATCCGATCTATGGTATCGAATATGAATAACACACTCAAGAATAAACGCGCACTTGTTACAGGAGGGAGTCGAGGCATCGGGGCTGCTATCGTCAAGCGTTTGGCCAATGAGGGAGCTGATGTTGCCTTCACCTATACCAGCTCGCCCGATCGAGCCAAGGAAATTGCTGATGCATTGCAGGCACTGGGAGTTCGGGCTTTGGCTATCCAAGCCAACAGTGCCGAAGCCAGTGAGGTAGTGGCTGCTGTTGAACACACAGTGAACCAATTAGGTGGCATTGATATCTTAGTTAATAATGCGGGTGTGCTGGCGATCGCACCTATCGATGATTTCAAGCTTGCGGACTTCGATCGAACTTTTGCAATTAACGTGCGTGCCGTGTTTGTGGCAACCCAAGCTGCAGTGAAACACATGAAAGAAGGCGGACGCATCATCAATATCGGCAGTACCAATGCCGAACGTATGCCATTTACAGGTGGTAGTGTTTATGCTATGAGCAAATCTGCCCTACAAGGGCTTGTACAAGGACTGGCGCGGGATCTCGGTCCACGCGGAATTACAATTAACAACGTGCAGCCCGGACCGATCGCTACGGATATGAATCCTCCGGAGGGTGAGTTTGCCGAGATGCTCAAAAAGCAGTTTCTGGCACTGCCCCGCTACGGTACAGTTGAGGAGATTGCGGGGATGGTTGCTTATCTGGCTGGACCCGAAGCCGGGTACATCACTGGGGCAAACTTAATGATTGACGGAGGATTCAGCGCCTAACTACCAGAAGTGTGAGGAAGCCTTTGTCCTCAAGTATTGCTGATGTGTTGTAAGGATGAGCAACATGCTTTCGTCCTAAGTTATCTAGTTGCGATCGCAGTACCGCCTGTTTTTGCTCAAAATTACAGGCAATGTTATGACATTCTAGCCAGAGGTAAATATCCTCAAGCAGAAAAATGCCTTTCTAGGTTAATTGCTCTATATCCCGAAAACGCAAAAACACAATTTTTGAGCTTAAACCAATGCGATCGCACTGTCTTAAACTTATCCGTCACAGTCAGTATAAGTCGTCATTTCCCAGTGGAAAGGTAAATAGATAAATTCGGGCTCCGGGTTGTTCCCTGACTCAAGGGTTGCACTTTTGCTCTAGAACTGACTGAGAACGCGATCGCTATCCATCCCGCTTCACCCACTCCTCTCTTGGATGAGTCGCTTATATAGAAGGGGTCCGATCGCAATCGCTTAAATTTGCTTCCATTTTGGCTTGTAACTTAGCCACCTGCACAGCTATCCTCTATAATGTGTCACTCTTACAAATGAATTGGCTGCCATATTTCGTATAGGAGCACGTGAAGAAGAAAACGTTTTAACACGGAATCAATATGCGATCGATCTAACACAATCTTCAATCTAGATTTTTTGTAAAATCCGGAATGTCAAATACTAAGGCTGTATCAAAATTTGAGCGCAACCATTTTGCTTACCTCCAATTACAAATTATAAATTATTAATGATTTGGTTAACTTGTGATGTCCCAGGGGACTCCGGTCAAAATTTTGAAGGTATATACTTTAGCCAGACCATAATAACTAATGACTAAGAACTTTCAAATTCAATTAAGTTGGAAAGATCCAGTGACAGGAGAACAGAGAGAACCACGTTTAAGTTTACCCATAGCCTTGGGTCGAGAGTTCTCTCAGATGCCCGTCGAACATAACGGTAAGCGCGTCGCACGAATGCTGCTTAAGAGTCACCAAGTTTCTCGCTACCATGCCTTAATTGACTGTGAACAAAATCATTTAGTAGTCATAGATAGGAACAGTGCTAACGGTACTTTTGTCAATAGTCAACGTCAAACACGTTGTATTTTGACAAGTGGTGATATTTTGCAAATAGGTTCCTGCACAATTACTGTCAGCTTTGACTCTCGTGAGTTTCTACAAGAACCTAACGACAGTGTTAGCATTGACTCTCATGAGTTTCTACAAGAACTTAGCGACAGTGTTAGCATTGACTCTCATGAGTTCCCACAAGAATCTAGCGACAGTCTTAGCATTGACTCTCATGAGTTCCCACAAGAATCTAGCGACAGTCTTAGCATTGACTCTCATGAGTTCTCACAAGAATCTAGCGACAGTGTTAGCTTGAACTCTCATGAGTTCCCACAAGAATTTACTAACAATAAAACTTCGATATCATCTTTACATATTCCTACGGCTCATTCTCTTAGCCTGACAGAGATATTTCCTGTTATCTCAAACAAGCTTGACTTATACCAAAGTGGCTTCCTAATACCAGGTCTTATTACAGTACTGTTTGTAGTAGGAATGTTAGCTACTAGAAATAGTGATAAATTCTTCTACATTTTAGCAGCTTACTTAGCTATCTCAAGTCATTACTTTATACATAAAATTTGCCATAAACATAAGCCTTGGTGGTTATTATTCAGCGTAGGTTTAGCTACAGCTCTACCCCTTTTAGGTGGATTGCATTTATTTTCATCTCATCATGATGATAATTTTTTTGAGATAATTGTTAAGACTTTTTTAGGACAAGGATTATCAGAAGAACTTTTCAAAGCATTTCCAGTATTCTTAGTCTACTTAATAGGTAGATTACTTTCATCACCTAAAAGGGAAAGCATTGGGATATGGGAGCCAATAGATGGAATACTTTTAGGAACAGCCTCTGCAACTGGATTTGCTTTAGTAGAGACTATGATGCACGTGCATGAAGAGATTGAAAAAAGCGGTCATTTTGCAGGATTAACACTTTTAATTCCCCAAATTTTAGGAGATATTTCCGGACAGGTAGCATACAGTGGCTACTTTGGCTACTTTATTGGTTTGAGTACGCTGAAAAAATCATGGCGTTGGCAGCTTTTAGGAATTGGCTGTATGACTACAGCTACCATACACGCTATTGGGTCTATTGTGACTACATTGCAAGAGAAACAACAGCACAAGTACCTTGCTAGTATAAGCTTAGTTATCATCGGTTCTTTAGCTTACGCTTTTTTGATAGCAGCGATCCTTAAAGCCCGTCAACTTTCGCCAAAGTTGCAAAAATCTATTTCTCACTAACGTGAGTTCGACAGACTTCACCCTCCCGAAGTTTGCTCAACGGGGAGAACCCCCTCCGGGTTGGCCTGTTCCGGTGGTCGCGGGAAACCCGCCTACAGCACTGGTCTCACCGCCTACTCTTTCTAGATTTAGCGCACCCAACTTCTCGGGTGCGCTTCTACGATTTAATATACAAATTACATATGGAACAGCCGATCGGTCCTAGTATATGGCAAAAGCAGCTGCCCTGCATGGCGATTTCTCTTACCAAAGACAGTGCGATCGATTTTTCTTATTTTTAAATTTATTAAGATATGTCTTTTCTTTATAAGTTTTTCATTTTCTGCCTATAAGGTGGAGCGGTCGATAATTGAACTAATAGCCAGCTTGTTTGTTTTGAAGTTTATTTTAAGAAAAAACCACTTTATAACAAACCGATGCTAACGTGGGTACTTTCAAACCCTCTTTATGCTTCACAGCTAGTCTTTTACAGGAGTGTTGCTTTGAACGAAAGCCTTATAAAAATGACAGAGTTGTTATCATGTCTTGAAGAAATTCATACTACTAAGTATAGATAACCATTATGAAAATTTTGCTTGTAGAAGAAGATATAACAGCAACACAAATGCTAAAAGAAAGCTTGGAAATGAAGCAATATTCAGTAGATTGTGCTGCTGATAGTGCAACTGCTTGGGAATTAGCAGAAGCATTTGCTTATGCCTTAATTTTGTTTAATGTGGCACTACCCAAACTGGATGGCATTACGTTTTGTCAAAAACTACGAGCAAAGGGAAACCACACGCCAATTGTTCTCTTAACAGATCGAGATAGCACGACTCTCGAAATTGCGGGGTTAGATGCTGGGGCAGATGATTGCTTGGTGAAGACCTGCGAACTTGACGAATTGTTTGCCCGTATCCGAGCAGTCATTCGGCGGGTAACACTAGTCCAAAAGTTGGGGCAAGAATTCAGTCCATCATTAGTTGAGTTACCAGTTAAAAATCGCTTATACTTTAGTTCTAATGTAGCAAGCGCGAATCAACAAATACACCTCCTAATAGTTGATAATGGGGAGTTAGTTTCAGCTTTGACCGCAGAAGCTAAACTTCGGGGAATACGAGTACAAACAGCAAAAACTTTAGCCCGCGCTAGGAAAATTGTGGCCTCCACTCAACTAGATCTGATTGTGTTAGATTTAAGTTTTTCTAATTCTTTAGAAAATGGGTTGGAACTGTTAGTAGAACTTTCTGCTGTCAAATCGCCTGTACCCGTGCTCGTGTTGACTGCTAGTGGGAATTTTAGCGATCGCGTCCAAGCAGTAAAACTAGGAGCCACAGGTTTTCTGCAAAAACCCGTGTCACCCTCAGAGGTGATGGATGCGGTAACGCAAGTGTTACAAAAATCGAATATTCCAGAAGCAAAGCTGCTAATTGTAGACGACGATCCTCAAATTCTTGAGTTTCTACGAACATTACTGTCACCTTGGGGATTTCAATTAGCACTGCTTGATAACCCGCAAGAATTTTGGGAGACATTAGAACAATTCGCTCCGGATTTACTCATTTTAGATTGGCAAATGCCTTATTTTAGTGGTGTGGAACTCTGTCAAGTTGTACGTGCCGATCTTCGTTGGAATCAACTACCCATACTATTTTTGTCGGCACATAACGATCCAGAAACAGTGCAACGAGTTTTTACATCCGGTGCTGATGACTACGTCAATAAACCAATTGTGGAATCAGAATTGATAGCCCGTATACTCAATCGACTCGAGCGAAGCAAAATTTTACAACATTTAGCAGATATAGATACACTGACTGGTCTTAGCAATCGTCGTAAATTCGTGCAAGGTTTTAATTATCTACTACGGTTGGCAAAGCGCCAAAAACAATCTTTGTGTTTTGTATTTCTAGACTTAGATCGCTTTAAATCCATCAACGATTCTTACGGACACGATACAGGCGATAAAGTCCTCAAGCAGTTGGCAGAGTTGCTAAAGTACGACTTTCGTGATGAGGATATTGTCGCTCGTTGGGGTGGTGAGGAGTTTGCTATTGGTTTATATGGTATAGACCAACAACAATGTGTCGAGCGTATAACAAGATTTCTACAGACTTTTCGTCAGCATGAGTTTATCGATACTCAAAAGCAAAAATTCCAAGTTACCTTTAGTGCAGGTATTGCTGAGTATCCCTGTGATGGAACTAACTTGGAGGAACTTTATCACGTTGCTGATACCCAATTGTACAAGGCAAAGATATCGGGACGAAATCAAGTCCTGTCTTCACAATCTGTCAGTGTTAAGAAGGAGGCTAGTCTTCATATTAGTATGTAATAATTTATACAAAAGTCGTTATGGATTAGACCTCTCCTAAAAACAATGTCCGGACTCGCTGTTTGAAGCGTTTTTACTAAAGATATCGCAATGCAGAATGAATTTCTCAAGATGTCTGTATGTCACTCATAATTGTAACGATATATGTAGATCCTGGAGCAGCTTGACTGGGCAGAAGATAATGCGAAATGATAACAACCTTTGTGTCATCAGCATCTTCTTTAAATCTTGATGCAGCTCATGAAAATTTTATTGGTAGAGGATGACATAGCAGTCAGTACAGCACTTGCAAAGTTGCTCAGTGCAAATCATTACAGTGTGGACTTAGCAAACGATGGACAAACAGGGCTAGACCTAGCAATGTCAGATCGATATGACTTAATTTTGCTGGATTGGCTAATTCCAAAATTGGATGGTATTAACCTGTGCAAGCAACTCCGAGCGCAAGGTTACCACAAACCGATTTTGTTATTAAGTGCAAAGAATTGCCATGCAGATATTGTGGTAGGTTTGGATGCGGGAGCAGATGATTACGTTACCAAACCCTATAATCTAGAAGCATTACTAGCCAGAATTCGTTCTCTGCTGCGACGGAGTGGAACACTATCGAGATCCACTTTAAGTTGGGGAAATCTTTGTTTGGATAGAATCTCCGGCAAAGTCACGTGTCACGAGCAGGACATTGCACTGACAGCAACAGAATACAAATTGCTGGAATTGTTTTTGCAAAACCCCCATCGTATCTTTAGTCGTAGGATGATTCTCGATCGACTTTGGGGATTTGATGACGCACCGATTGAAAATGCAGTGACGACTCATGTCAAAGACTTACGCAAGAAACTGAAAGCAGGTGGTCTGACAGAAGATCTTCTCGAAACAGTGTATGGTATGGGATATCGATTAAGGCTTGTTCCAGCGATTTCTATTCCAGATCGTCCGGTAAGTACAGATGAGAGCAAGAGCAAGAAACGACCTCATACTAAAAATATAGCCTCTATTAATCAAGTCTTAGAACGATTTTGCAATTCCTTTGGTCAACAAGTTGCGGTGCTAGAGCAAGCAAAAACTGCTCTGTTGGCAGGAAATTTCAGCGAGGAGTTACAGCGGGAGACATTGCATGAAGCGCACAAGCTCGCAGGCTCAATGGGTACATTTGGATATCCAGAAGGTACCCGATTGGCACGGGCAGTCGAGCATTTATTGATACATAATCGAATTGAGACAGATGCAGAAATTTGCCAATTTTCCCAACTGGTGACGGCATTGCAACAAGAGTTAACAAAGCCACCCGTAACTGTCACGG
It encodes the following:
- a CDS encoding PrsW family glutamic-type intramembrane protease; translated protein: MTKNFQIQLSWKDPVTGEQREPRLSLPIALGREFSQMPVEHNGKRVARMLLKSHQVSRYHALIDCEQNHLVVIDRNSANGTFVNSQRQTRCILTSGDILQIGSCTITVSFDSREFLQEPNDSVSIDSHEFLQELSDSVSIDSHEFPQESSDSLSIDSHEFPQESSDSLSIDSHEFSQESSDSVSLNSHEFPQEFTNNKTSISSLHIPTAHSLSLTEIFPVISNKLDLYQSGFLIPGLITVLFVVGMLATRNSDKFFYILAAYLAISSHYFIHKICHKHKPWWLLFSVGLATALPLLGGLHLFSSHHDDNFFEIIVKTFLGQGLSEELFKAFPVFLVYLIGRLLSSPKRESIGIWEPIDGILLGTASATGFALVETMMHVHEEIEKSGHFAGLTLLIPQILGDISGQVAYSGYFGYFIGLSTLKKSWRWQLLGIGCMTTATIHAIGSIVTTLQEKQQHKYLASISLVIIGSLAYAFLIAAILKARQLSPKLQKSISH
- a CDS encoding response regulator, coding for MKILLVEDDIAVSTALAKLLSANHYSVDLANDGQTGLDLAMSDRYDLILLDWLIPKLDGINLCKQLRAQGYHKPILLLSAKNCHADIVVGLDAGADDYVTKPYNLEALLARIRSLLRRSGTLSRSTLSWGNLCLDRISGKVTCHEQDIALTATEYKLLELFLQNPHRIFSRRMILDRLWGFDDAPIENAVTTHVKDLRKKLKAGGLTEDLLETVYGMGYRLRLVPAISIPDRPVSTDESKSKKRPHTKNIASINQVLERFCNSFGQQVAVLEQAKTALLAGNFSEELQRETLHEAHKLAGSMGTFGYPEGTRLARAVEHLLIHNRIETDAEICQFSQLVTALQQELTKPPVTVTAPTVPQHQISHVLAIADDDMLTERLLAQADAWGISMKTSPNSIAARSHLALEMPDAILLDLSFPGTEKDGLILLQELVEQWPDLPIVVFTARDSLADRLAVARLGARQFLHKSATTQEIFQALARVLPQSKTSEAKVLIVDDDPVMLTLLSALLTPWGLDVKTLAEPQQFWEVLIATSPDLVVLDLEMPIVNGLELCQVVRQDAQWGDLPVLVVTAHTDAQFLEEAFAAGADDFITKPVLGPELVTRVLSRIQRVRMCLQAGRAKQR
- a CDS encoding 3-oxoacyl-ACP reductase family protein, with the translated sequence MNNTLKNKRALVTGGSRGIGAAIVKRLANEGADVAFTYTSSPDRAKEIADALQALGVRALAIQANSAEASEVVAAVEHTVNQLGGIDILVNNAGVLAIAPIDDFKLADFDRTFAINVRAVFVATQAAVKHMKEGGRIINIGSTNAERMPFTGGSVYAMSKSALQGLVQGLARDLGPRGITINNVQPGPIATDMNPPEGEFAEMLKKQFLALPRYGTVEEIAGMVAYLAGPEAGYITGANLMIDGGFSA
- the mddA gene encoding methanethiol S-methyltransferase: MSVQTLPSMQRNKIARLAAFFYGLVCYAIFLFAFLYAFGFVGNFVVPHSIDSAPAISWANALLVDAALLGIFGIQHSVMARKGFKNWWTQFVPKPIERSTYVLFSSLCLIALFHFWQPIGGVIWNITNPMSVLIIYALFASGWLLVLVSTFLINHFDLFGLRQVWLYLQRQEYTHLAFATPGLYKYVRHPLYVGWFLGFWSTPTMTVTHLVFALITTAYILVAIQFEERDLVNIHGQAYADYRRRVPMLVPFTHRRQREQ
- a CDS encoding response regulator produces the protein MKILLVEEDITATQMLKESLEMKQYSVDCAADSATAWELAEAFAYALILFNVALPKLDGITFCQKLRAKGNHTPIVLLTDRDSTTLEIAGLDAGADDCLVKTCELDELFARIRAVIRRVTLVQKLGQEFSPSLVELPVKNRLYFSSNVASANQQIHLLIVDNGELVSALTAEAKLRGIRVQTAKTLARARKIVASTQLDLIVLDLSFSNSLENGLELLVELSAVKSPVPVLVLTASGNFSDRVQAVKLGATGFLQKPVSPSEVMDAVTQVLQKSNIPEAKLLIVDDDPQILEFLRTLLSPWGFQLALLDNPQEFWETLEQFAPDLLILDWQMPYFSGVELCQVVRADLRWNQLPILFLSAHNDPETVQRVFTSGADDYVNKPIVESELIARILNRLERSKILQHLADIDTLTGLSNRRKFVQGFNYLLRLAKRQKQSLCFVFLDLDRFKSINDSYGHDTGDKVLKQLAELLKYDFRDEDIVARWGGEEFAIGLYGIDQQQCVERITRFLQTFRQHEFIDTQKQKFQVTFSAGIAEYPCDGTNLEELYHVADTQLYKAKISGRNQVLSSQSVSVKKEASLHISM